Proteins from a genomic interval of Rubinisphaera italica:
- a CDS encoding LpxI family protein, producing the protein MADIIPLRHFEAGQQTPPPGTKVGLLSGAGRFPIVFAQAAQKQGYELHGLGVAGMVPDELVDYCHNYSTVPLARIGQAIRWFKRNQVDHVVMAGKIEKTVLFQSNRLWRLMPDLRTMHMWLRYASDNKKDDTILLAVIREFERDRIHFASALDFCPELLVQHGFLTRRKPTTSQWKDICFGWEMAKEMGRLDIGQTVIVNDTAVIAVEAIEGTDKAILRAGELCKRGGFTVVKVSKPQQDYRFDVPTIGVQTLRSMQEAGGRVLAVEAGQTIIIDEPEVLELADKLGIAIVSLNAEEAQLRVAC; encoded by the coding sequence ATGGCCGATATCATTCCCTTAAGACATTTTGAAGCAGGTCAGCAGACCCCGCCACCCGGCACAAAAGTCGGGTTGCTGTCTGGTGCTGGGCGATTTCCAATCGTCTTTGCGCAGGCCGCTCAAAAGCAGGGTTATGAACTGCATGGACTCGGTGTTGCCGGCATGGTGCCCGATGAACTGGTTGATTATTGCCATAATTATTCGACGGTTCCCCTGGCACGCATTGGTCAGGCGATTCGCTGGTTCAAACGGAACCAGGTCGATCATGTGGTGATGGCCGGTAAAATTGAAAAGACAGTGCTCTTTCAGTCGAATCGACTTTGGCGACTGATGCCGGATTTGCGAACGATGCATATGTGGCTGCGTTATGCCAGCGATAATAAAAAGGATGATACGATTCTGCTGGCGGTGATTCGCGAGTTTGAACGGGATCGTATTCATTTTGCCTCTGCTCTCGATTTTTGTCCGGAGTTACTCGTGCAACATGGATTTCTGACTCGCCGTAAACCGACCACGTCTCAGTGGAAAGACATTTGCTTTGGCTGGGAAATGGCCAAAGAAATGGGTCGGCTTGATATTGGCCAAACCGTCATCGTGAACGACACAGCCGTCATCGCTGTCGAGGCGATTGAAGGGACTGACAAAGCGATCCTGCGAGCAGGAGAGCTTTGTAAACGAGGTGGATTCACCGTCGTGAAAGTCTCCAAACCCCAACAGGATTATCGCTTCGATGTCCCCACCATCGGTGTTCAAACCCTCCGCTCCATGCAGGAAGCCGGTGGCCGCGTGCTCGCAGTCGAAGCCGGACAAACGATTATTATCGATGAACCTGAGGTTCTCGAGCTGGCTGATAAACTGGGAATCGCGATTGTCTCCCTGAACGCCGAAGAGGCTCAACTTCGCGTGGCCTGTTGA
- the lpxD gene encoding UDP-3-O-(3-hydroxymyristoyl)glucosamine N-acyltransferase, whose protein sequence is MSLTAAKIAEFVSGILHGNPDATADDVSAISSSKSGTLSFLGDARELHKLTNTSASIVLIPEECDPGKLQFSGEALIVTADPFTQFISLIPHFRNTTTQPAPQIHPSAIIDPTASISHDAYIGPHVSIAAGCRIGARCQIHANVVIGENSTLGEDVKLYPNSVLYGNCELQDRVIIHAGAVIGADGFGYQFREGAFHKIEHYGSVILEQDVEIGSCTTVDRGMFEPTVVGRGSKIDNHVMIAHNCRIGQHNVIVSQVGMAGSVTTGNYCRFGGQVGIADHVTIGEGASIMAQAGVFRDVELGQTMLGAPALPKEQQAKIMMAQTKLPEMRQTLRKLQKEMDAVQKKLDQQTDSPESIKLRPAA, encoded by the coding sequence ATGAGTTTAACAGCCGCGAAAATCGCAGAATTCGTCTCCGGAATCCTGCATGGAAATCCGGATGCGACCGCAGACGATGTTTCTGCAATTTCCAGCTCAAAATCAGGCACTTTGTCGTTTCTGGGCGATGCCCGGGAGCTTCATAAGCTCACTAATACATCAGCCAGCATTGTGCTGATCCCTGAAGAATGCGACCCCGGTAAACTGCAATTTTCCGGTGAAGCTCTCATTGTGACTGCCGATCCGTTCACTCAGTTTATTTCGCTGATTCCGCATTTCCGAAACACGACAACTCAACCGGCTCCCCAAATTCATCCAAGTGCGATTATCGATCCCACTGCAAGCATCAGTCATGATGCCTATATTGGTCCTCACGTATCCATTGCTGCCGGCTGCCGAATTGGAGCCCGTTGTCAAATCCATGCCAACGTCGTTATCGGTGAGAATTCTACCTTGGGAGAAGATGTCAAGCTTTATCCCAATTCTGTGCTCTACGGAAATTGCGAACTGCAGGATCGCGTCATCATTCATGCAGGAGCGGTTATTGGAGCCGATGGATTCGGTTATCAATTCCGAGAAGGTGCATTTCATAAAATTGAGCATTACGGATCGGTCATTCTGGAACAGGATGTCGAAATTGGATCCTGCACAACAGTAGACCGAGGGATGTTTGAGCCGACGGTTGTTGGGCGTGGTTCTAAAATCGATAACCATGTGATGATCGCCCATAACTGCCGAATTGGTCAGCACAATGTCATCGTGTCTCAAGTTGGTATGGCCGGTTCCGTGACGACTGGGAACTACTGCCGCTTTGGTGGTCAGGTAGGAATCGCCGATCATGTGACGATCGGAGAAGGCGCCAGCATCATGGCTCAGGCGGGCGTTTTTCGAGATGTCGAACTTGGTCAAACCATGTTGGGAGCCCCTGCTCTGCCTAAAGAACAACAGGCCAAAATTATGATGGCCCAGACGAAACTTCCAGAGATGCGTCAGACGTTGCGAAAACTGCAGAAAGAAATGGACGCCGTCCAGAAAAAACTCGATCAGCAGACAGATTCACCAGAGTCGATCAAACTACGCCCGGCTGCTTAA
- a CDS encoding PDZ domain-containing protein, with product MSRFTLTLIALAALTTFTTAAQAGGCSKGGYKKGYGGNYGGNYGGHYGGGNYGYKKTYHNDHYVKPVYAKPIVHEVVIEKPVIHEVIVEKPVCPAPLPSLGFFGVMCPEGMLIKEIQPNSEACRLGLAPGDVIKMFDDIRIICEDDWTHALKCSGKVACLKVIPCGQHTILEFHAQLAPGLAY from the coding sequence ATGTCACGCTTCACTCTCACACTGATCGCTCTGGCTGCTCTGACAACCTTCACCACTGCTGCTCAAGCGGGTGGTTGCTCAAAGGGAGGCTACAAAAAAGGTTACGGCGGCAACTACGGTGGAAATTATGGTGGTCACTACGGCGGCGGAAATTACGGCTATAAAAAGACTTACCACAACGATCACTATGTGAAACCCGTATACGCCAAGCCAATCGTTCACGAAGTTGTGATTGAAAAGCCAGTCATTCATGAAGTGATTGTTGAAAAACCTGTCTGCCCGGCTCCACTCCCTTCCCTCGGCTTCTTCGGTGTGATGTGTCCTGAAGGGATGCTGATCAAAGAAATTCAGCCGAACAGCGAAGCTTGCCGTTTGGGTCTGGCACCTGGCGATGTCATCAAAATGTTCGACGATATCCGCATCATCTGCGAAGACGACTGGACTCACGCACTCAAGTGCTCAGGCAAAGTCGCCTGCCTCAAAGTGATTCCCTGCGGACAACACACCATCCTGGAGTTCCACGCACAGTTGGCACCTGGCCTGGCTTACTAG
- a CDS encoding tetratricopeptide repeat protein, translating to MRTVSAGVFCLILSWFVQPCLAQPAEEAGELEDQVLILDTFSNVTDDDGEELYRYYRGDVLYYDRKEKDRYHTTDPAGWIPAEEVIELDKALSILASRSRRRRNDPEILADRVLVHLARAEYDEAEKVAAQVLDRQPNQIKMLVTRGLLNLELLQIEEALGDLQRAYELDPENIQTVLLLIRCYEDDSDFEQILEILEDAPFVVEDDADLLIERSYAQWMIGEDEAAIKSADLAIELGTKRFAPWHYRGNAYMSLREYEKAIASYDEAIDRDEDSLNSYYFRADCYAELGQLDKSINDYSTVIEADAEDFDALKARGRLYRTQGKYEEAYADFDSVVENADADSTIAVALFLRGLVAEDLGKKEQALDDLDRSIELDQSTSGPFRERARMNYGQKGAEAAEVDLLKAVEVDPDDSLAWRFLADLYRLEQVPEKSLNAYTKVIELNPSDSVAWNNRGLIQETLGRRDLALADYEKAAELRPGDPTYHTNSALMHRANGDFEKAENHLLTAIEQFNSQDQTQLAELHYQHGEVLRFAREFDQAIGQYEKAIKLDANHANAYNSRGICYENQGEFDKALESYDTAIELNPESPIILTNRGDSYRKTGQNESAYEDYTKAISMNDQLALPYNQRGLLFIDVGDYQAAISDFQEALKRDPNYGSAQGNLADALRFDGEYEEAVNAYSKALISAPLNPGLLYGRAECYRNLGRRAEAEAGYQTVLAQDNTHDLSWVGLGELYEAVDQFERAVQQFTKAIEITPDYEFALYRRGFCLSMMREDRKCIADFDKVLELNPDHVNARLFRANSYRDLGEFDNALVDYERTLEVDPDYEYVYLGRGRCYEMMEHYVDAVEDFGHAVKIDESMASAFNDRARLLAGVTAPEVHNPKLAVADARQACKLTENTNVGYLETLAMALAAAEDFDEAIKTQQQAIDLAESQGGYSKEFLQSAEDRLKQFENEEPIVIATTTKDGKSSKSTPSKSSVKSGGLFGGAGKLLGRPSEEKPSPKRGQKRQPPASDTPAPPAI from the coding sequence ATGAGAACCGTATCTGCTGGCGTCTTCTGTTTGATACTCTCCTGGTTCGTTCAACCTTGCCTGGCACAACCGGCAGAGGAAGCCGGGGAGTTAGAAGATCAAGTCCTGATTCTCGATACTTTTTCCAATGTTACCGACGATGATGGCGAAGAATTGTATCGCTACTATCGGGGCGATGTCCTCTATTATGATCGCAAGGAAAAAGATCGCTACCACACGACCGACCCCGCTGGCTGGATTCCTGCAGAGGAAGTGATTGAACTCGATAAAGCCCTCTCGATACTCGCCTCTAGAAGTCGTCGCCGTCGCAATGATCCCGAAATTCTGGCGGATCGTGTCCTTGTCCATTTGGCTCGTGCTGAATACGACGAAGCAGAAAAGGTGGCTGCACAGGTCCTGGACCGACAACCGAATCAAATCAAGATGCTGGTCACCCGGGGTCTTCTCAATTTGGAGTTGCTGCAAATCGAAGAAGCTTTGGGAGATTTGCAACGGGCTTATGAACTCGATCCGGAAAACATACAGACGGTCCTGCTATTGATTCGCTGCTATGAAGACGACAGTGACTTTGAACAGATTTTAGAAATTCTTGAAGATGCGCCATTCGTGGTCGAAGACGATGCCGACCTGCTTATTGAGCGATCGTATGCTCAATGGATGATTGGTGAAGATGAAGCTGCGATCAAAAGTGCCGACCTGGCGATCGAATTGGGGACGAAACGCTTTGCTCCCTGGCATTATCGAGGGAATGCCTACATGTCGCTCAGGGAGTATGAGAAAGCGATTGCCAGTTACGATGAGGCGATTGATCGGGATGAAGACTCACTCAACTCTTATTACTTCCGGGCAGACTGTTACGCCGAGTTGGGCCAGCTCGACAAATCCATCAACGATTACTCGACGGTCATCGAAGCCGATGCGGAAGATTTCGATGCACTCAAAGCCCGGGGTCGGCTCTATCGAACTCAGGGAAAATATGAAGAGGCTTATGCCGATTTCGATTCAGTCGTCGAAAATGCCGATGCCGATTCGACAATCGCTGTAGCCCTCTTCCTGCGTGGCCTGGTCGCCGAGGATCTGGGGAAAAAGGAGCAGGCTCTGGATGACTTGGATCGCAGTATCGAACTCGATCAATCGACTTCTGGCCCTTTCCGGGAACGTGCCCGGATGAATTACGGTCAAAAAGGAGCTGAAGCTGCTGAAGTGGATTTGCTCAAAGCGGTCGAGGTCGACCCCGATGACAGCCTTGCCTGGCGGTTTCTTGCGGATTTGTATCGACTGGAACAGGTTCCTGAGAAATCACTCAATGCGTACACCAAAGTAATCGAACTCAATCCGTCCGATTCGGTCGCCTGGAATAATCGGGGATTGATTCAGGAAACCTTAGGCCGACGCGACCTGGCTCTGGCCGACTATGAAAAAGCAGCCGAGTTGCGACCGGGAGATCCGACTTATCACACAAACTCGGCCTTGATGCATCGTGCCAACGGCGACTTCGAGAAGGCTGAAAATCATCTGTTGACTGCGATTGAACAATTTAATTCTCAGGATCAAACGCAATTGGCGGAATTGCACTATCAGCATGGAGAAGTGCTCCGGTTTGCCAGAGAGTTCGATCAGGCAATCGGTCAGTATGAAAAGGCCATCAAATTAGATGCCAATCATGCGAACGCCTACAACTCCCGAGGAATCTGTTACGAAAATCAGGGAGAATTTGACAAGGCTCTTGAAAGCTACGATACGGCGATCGAACTGAATCCCGAGTCACCCATTATTTTAACCAATCGGGGAGACTCCTACCGTAAAACAGGCCAGAACGAATCTGCTTATGAAGATTATACCAAAGCCATTTCCATGAATGATCAGCTCGCACTTCCATACAATCAGCGGGGGCTGTTATTTATTGATGTTGGAGATTATCAGGCCGCGATTTCCGATTTCCAGGAAGCCTTAAAGCGAGACCCCAACTATGGCTCTGCACAGGGAAATCTGGCTGACGCACTGCGCTTTGATGGCGAATATGAAGAGGCAGTCAACGCTTATTCAAAGGCATTAATCTCGGCTCCGTTGAATCCAGGCCTGCTCTATGGTCGGGCGGAGTGTTATCGCAATCTGGGACGCCGCGCCGAAGCGGAAGCCGGCTATCAAACCGTTCTCGCTCAGGATAATACTCACGACCTCTCCTGGGTCGGACTGGGAGAATTGTATGAAGCGGTGGATCAATTCGAACGAGCGGTGCAGCAGTTCACAAAAGCAATCGAAATCACTCCGGACTATGAATTTGCTCTCTACCGCAGAGGGTTCTGTTTATCGATGATGCGGGAAGATCGCAAATGTATTGCCGATTTCGATAAAGTTCTCGAGTTGAATCCCGATCACGTCAATGCCCGTTTATTTCGTGCGAATTCCTACCGTGATCTCGGCGAGTTCGACAACGCACTGGTCGACTACGAACGAACATTAGAAGTCGATCCCGATTACGAATACGTCTATCTGGGAAGAGGTCGCTGTTATGAAATGATGGAACATTACGTAGACGCCGTTGAAGATTTTGGGCATGCGGTCAAAATTGATGAGAGCATGGCCAGTGCCTTTAACGACCGCGCCCGGCTATTGGCGGGAGTCACTGCCCCCGAAGTTCACAATCCGAAGTTGGCAGTTGCGGATGCTCGTCAGGCCTGCAAGCTCACTGAAAATACAAATGTCGGTTATCTGGAAACCCTGGCAATGGCTCTGGCAGCGGCTGAGGATTTTGACGAAGCCATTAAAACGCAACAGCAGGCCATCGATCTGGCCGAATCTCAGGGAGGCTACTCCAAAGAGTTCCTGCAGTCTGCTGAGGATCGACTCAAGCAATTTGAAAACGAAGAACCAATTGTGATTGCCACAACAACCAAAGATGGAAAATCCAGCAAATCGACTCCTTCAAAATCATCTGTAAAAAGCGGGGGACTGTTTGGAGGAGCCGGCAAACTACTGGGCAGACCCTCTGAAGAAAAACCAAGTCCGAAACGAGGCCAGAAACGTCAACCTCCTGCCAGCGACACCCCCGCTCCACCGGCAATATAA
- a CDS encoding sigma-54-dependent transcriptional regulator yields the protein MSNILIVDDEPSICWALEQALSEDGHIITTTATAEDALEITSRQFPDVVVMDIRLPGIDGLTALEQLQTRIGSTPIIMITAFGNLETAVKAINRGAFEYLTKPFNLEDAIQVIRKALEEKQRGAISTEVDSTSGDEGQLLLGKSPAMQAVFRKIAVVAERDVPVLITGESGTGKELVAAAIHRYSKRSAGPFIPVCVPAMNESVIESELFGHAKGSFTGAVTERHGLLEAANQGTAFFDEIGDIEMTTQIKLLRVLETKLISLVGGNDQQSSDFRLVAATNRNLETMVAEGMFREDLFYRLNVFRIEIPPLRERTEDIPLLAEHFMRTLDPAGEVKLSSAALKELNSRPWNGNVRELRNVIEHAVIVTRSGEISAESFPPPMTRTSDGFGSTSQLNTAIKHWWNEQVQSEAKSASMEGLYEKFLSEVEPTLLREALALSKGNRTEAAQILGIHRQTLREKLKHADLGED from the coding sequence ATGAGCAATATTCTGATCGTTGATGATGAACCCTCCATTTGCTGGGCTCTTGAACAAGCTCTGAGTGAAGATGGCCATATCATCACAACAACTGCAACTGCGGAAGACGCCCTTGAAATCACAAGTCGGCAATTTCCGGATGTGGTGGTGATGGATATTCGTCTTCCCGGCATCGATGGGCTGACTGCTCTCGAACAACTGCAAACCCGCATCGGCTCCACACCGATCATCATGATCACTGCTTTCGGGAATCTCGAAACGGCGGTCAAGGCGATCAATCGAGGAGCCTTTGAATACCTGACCAAGCCATTCAATCTTGAAGATGCGATTCAGGTCATCCGCAAAGCTCTTGAAGAAAAGCAGCGGGGAGCGATCTCTACCGAGGTTGACTCAACTTCCGGTGATGAAGGTCAATTGTTGTTGGGGAAATCTCCAGCAATGCAGGCCGTCTTTCGTAAAATTGCCGTAGTCGCTGAGCGTGACGTCCCTGTGCTGATCACCGGGGAAAGCGGGACTGGAAAAGAACTGGTGGCAGCCGCCATTCATCGATACAGCAAACGCTCAGCCGGTCCATTTATTCCCGTTTGTGTGCCGGCCATGAATGAATCGGTCATTGAAAGCGAACTGTTTGGTCATGCCAAAGGTTCATTCACCGGGGCGGTTACCGAACGGCACGGATTGCTCGAAGCCGCCAATCAGGGGACGGCATTCTTTGATGAAATTGGCGATATCGAAATGACGACGCAAATCAAACTGCTGCGTGTCCTGGAAACAAAGTTGATTTCTCTGGTCGGCGGAAACGATCAGCAGTCTTCTGACTTTCGCCTCGTAGCCGCGACGAACCGCAATCTGGAAACGATGGTCGCTGAAGGAATGTTTCGGGAAGACCTGTTTTATCGTTTGAATGTCTTCCGCATTGAAATCCCTCCTCTGCGGGAACGAACAGAAGACATCCCGTTGCTGGCCGAACATTTCATGAGAACCCTTGATCCTGCTGGAGAGGTCAAACTTTCTTCTGCGGCACTCAAGGAATTAAACTCACGTCCCTGGAACGGCAACGTCCGCGAACTTCGCAATGTGATCGAGCATGCCGTCATTGTCACGCGATCTGGCGAAATCTCGGCGGAATCTTTTCCGCCACCCATGACAAGAACCAGCGATGGGTTCGGCTCTACTTCTCAATTGAACACCGCCATTAAACACTGGTGGAATGAGCAAGTTCAATCCGAGGCGAAATCGGCCAGCATGGAAGGTCTTTACGAAAAATTTTTATCAGAAGTCGAGCCCACTTTGTTGAGGGAAGCTCTTGCACTCTCGAAAGGCAACCGCACCGAAGCCGCTCAGATTCTGGGAATTCATCGACAGACCCTCAGGGAGAAGCTCAAGCATGCGGATTTGGGTGAGGATTAG
- a CDS encoding DUF1559 domain-containing protein, whose translation MKTKQNRWVFRTVTIGLIAIVFAVSWNVASGLVWQDATAEQMMPQGTFLYAEFEGTTENAEAYKETAEYAAFVDSGLADLFQKVVDFAIARDNTGKAEGIKAALDDLINHGFILSASLAEEQDQLIPSVRFIFNEGGAWTSDAVNLLQEMLAEKDIDVEMQTVGRRQIASFIIPDSPGIEVGMWKEGESMVVVVGPDVVNSTMACISGDAPNISQNERLQAVLKAETDFEQTGLSWLDWQALQNKYGGITLPIPQQLTIAEVLEIAGLDKLDSVINRGGYRGESQWTETSIVGLGQQDGPMLTLKDLPPLPSKPNWFNVFQCDPAALHDQLVSLAKNNSGLMGPDGEEQVNQIIESLPQMLGFDPKADLLDHLGNVACIYDDANGGVFGTGITFCVKLKNPEGIESFIDAQMARLEKAEENGEYLELPVYPYRIEQDGKDLIVFDITGDGDQTFQYGALRVVDDWLVVGLMPQSIKSFQLRVDGKLPAWEPDAEYQAALAELPKEFTSLTAVNTRDTYQMMLNWGMVFLPILQQSVMDNVLEIDEEMPFYVEDFPPAEAITAPMFPNLAVSVADENGIKFYSRSSTVGIPMMGGNSGMSSVGVAGVGVALLLPAVQQARAAARGAQSKNNMRQIGLAMHNYADTYGHFPSGTMENAELKPDERLSWAASILPFIEEGFVYEQLQKDQAWNAGENEVTATFMISTYMDPAQNQNFEEFAPIHYAGIAGTGKNAATLKIGQPGCGIFGYDRETRFRDITDGTSNTMMVTQVNDDIGPWAQGGKSTIRSLTKQPYINGPDGIGGPFQNDVVFVLMADGAVRAVSANVDPKTFENLAEMADGNVVGEF comes from the coding sequence ATGAAAACGAAGCAAAATCGCTGGGTCTTTCGTACTGTTACTATCGGGCTGATCGCCATCGTCTTTGCGGTGAGCTGGAATGTGGCCAGTGGGCTTGTCTGGCAGGATGCAACTGCCGAGCAGATGATGCCTCAAGGTACGTTTCTGTATGCAGAATTCGAGGGCACTACCGAGAATGCCGAGGCATACAAAGAAACCGCAGAGTATGCAGCTTTTGTCGACTCCGGCCTGGCTGACTTATTTCAGAAGGTCGTCGATTTCGCGATTGCTCGAGATAACACTGGCAAAGCAGAAGGCATCAAGGCGGCTCTAGATGATTTGATTAATCATGGCTTTATCCTCTCTGCTTCTCTGGCAGAAGAGCAGGATCAATTGATCCCCTCGGTACGATTTATCTTCAATGAGGGTGGTGCCTGGACGTCGGATGCTGTGAATTTGCTACAGGAAATGCTGGCCGAGAAAGATATCGATGTCGAAATGCAGACAGTGGGCCGTCGTCAGATTGCCAGCTTCATCATCCCCGACTCTCCCGGCATCGAAGTTGGAATGTGGAAAGAAGGCGAGAGCATGGTTGTGGTGGTCGGCCCCGATGTGGTGAACTCGACCATGGCCTGCATTTCTGGAGACGCCCCCAACATCAGCCAGAATGAACGACTGCAAGCTGTTCTGAAAGCAGAAACAGATTTCGAACAGACAGGATTATCCTGGCTCGATTGGCAGGCCCTGCAAAACAAGTATGGCGGTATCACGCTGCCGATTCCACAACAGTTGACGATTGCCGAAGTCTTGGAAATTGCCGGATTGGATAAGCTCGATTCAGTCATCAACCGGGGGGGATATCGTGGGGAATCTCAATGGACAGAAACCTCGATTGTCGGTCTAGGCCAGCAGGATGGGCCAATGCTCACCCTGAAAGATTTGCCGCCGTTACCATCGAAGCCAAACTGGTTCAATGTCTTTCAATGCGATCCTGCTGCCCTGCACGATCAGCTGGTTAGTCTGGCGAAAAACAATTCTGGCCTGATGGGACCGGATGGTGAAGAGCAGGTCAATCAAATTATTGAATCTCTTCCACAGATGCTGGGCTTCGATCCCAAAGCCGACCTGCTCGATCATCTTGGAAACGTTGCCTGTATCTATGACGATGCCAATGGAGGTGTCTTCGGCACAGGGATTACGTTTTGTGTCAAACTCAAAAATCCTGAGGGAATCGAATCCTTTATCGATGCTCAAATGGCTCGACTCGAAAAGGCCGAAGAGAATGGAGAGTATCTCGAACTTCCTGTTTATCCTTATCGAATCGAGCAGGATGGAAAAGATTTGATTGTCTTTGATATTACCGGAGACGGAGATCAAACCTTTCAATATGGAGCCCTAAGAGTTGTGGATGACTGGCTGGTTGTCGGATTGATGCCGCAATCGATTAAGTCATTTCAATTACGAGTGGATGGCAAGCTTCCTGCCTGGGAACCAGATGCCGAATATCAGGCAGCTTTGGCAGAATTGCCCAAAGAATTTACTTCGCTGACAGCTGTCAACACCCGGGACACCTATCAGATGATGCTCAACTGGGGAATGGTGTTTCTACCAATTCTGCAACAGTCAGTCATGGATAATGTTCTCGAAATCGATGAAGAAATGCCTTTCTATGTCGAGGATTTCCCTCCTGCAGAAGCCATCACTGCTCCCATGTTCCCGAATCTGGCTGTTTCAGTCGCTGATGAAAACGGCATCAAATTTTACTCCCGCAGTTCGACGGTTGGGATTCCAATGATGGGTGGAAACAGCGGAATGAGCTCCGTTGGTGTGGCTGGGGTTGGTGTGGCCTTGTTATTGCCTGCTGTACAACAGGCTCGCGCTGCTGCTCGAGGAGCTCAATCCAAAAACAACATGAGGCAAATCGGCCTGGCGATGCACAACTATGCCGATACCTATGGCCATTTCCCAAGTGGAACGATGGAAAATGCCGAGCTCAAGCCGGATGAACGTCTCAGCTGGGCCGCTTCGATTCTTCCATTTATTGAAGAAGGTTTTGTGTACGAGCAGTTACAGAAGGATCAGGCCTGGAATGCAGGTGAGAATGAAGTGACAGCCACATTCATGATCAGTACTTATATGGATCCTGCGCAGAACCAGAACTTCGAAGAGTTTGCCCCGATCCACTATGCAGGAATTGCCGGCACAGGTAAGAATGCCGCCACACTAAAAATTGGACAACCAGGCTGCGGAATCTTTGGCTATGATCGTGAAACCCGTTTCCGCGATATTACCGATGGCACCAGCAATACAATGATGGTCACCCAGGTCAATGACGACATCGGCCCATGGGCTCAAGGCGGCAAAAGCACAATCCGCAGTCTGACCAAACAGCCTTATATCAATGGCCCAGATGGAATTGGTGGTCCATTTCAGAATGATGTCGTTTTTGTCCTGATGGCTGACGGAGCAGTTCGAGCCGTCTCCGCAAATGTCGATCCGAAGACTTTTGAAAATCTGGCTGAGATGGCCGATGGAAATGTGGTTGGTGAGTTTTAG
- a CDS encoding small basic protein, which yields MSLDPSLKASSKMRRTRNVLKRGERIAFLKAEDRWIEGQSPVGLPKVRVIRTVIGKKKKKTKDE from the coding sequence ATGTCTCTCGATCCCAGCCTCAAAGCCAGCAGCAAAATGCGTCGGACGCGAAATGTTCTCAAACGTGGGGAACGTATTGCATTCCTGAAAGCCGAAGATCGCTGGATTGAAGGTCAAAGCCCAGTGGGCTTGCCTAAAGTCCGAGTGATCAGGACTGTCATCGGCAAAAAGAAGAAGAAGACCAAGGACGAATAA